A single window of Paenibacillus sp. FSL H8-0537 DNA harbors:
- a CDS encoding class I SAM-dependent methyltransferase yields the protein MNKMMHGDFTLLAKQYVNRPGYSEDILHALMSHTGAASEGFVTADVGAGTGKLTEILAKLGMRGVAVEPNDAMREEGIRLDTCNKQFAWQKGFAEETGLANDSVNWVFMASSFHWTDQKQALSEFHRILKEGGHFTALWNPRDIERNELQQQIESIVRHYVPDLKRVSSGSQSHMSGVEEALLSTGHFGRLIFMEAPHTVVMTKERYLNAWRSVNDIQVQAGQILFEKIMDEISLCLSQIDEIEVPYKTRAWTVQAI from the coding sequence ATGAATAAGATGATGCACGGTGATTTTACTTTGCTGGCCAAACAATATGTCAACAGACCAGGTTATTCGGAAGATATTCTACATGCGCTGATGTCGCATACGGGAGCAGCTAGCGAGGGTTTTGTGACTGCAGACGTAGGTGCGGGAACGGGGAAGCTAACCGAAATACTGGCCAAGCTCGGGATGAGGGGGGTAGCTGTCGAGCCTAACGATGCAATGCGGGAAGAAGGTATTCGTCTGGATACTTGCAATAAGCAGTTTGCTTGGCAAAAAGGTTTTGCGGAGGAAACGGGCTTGGCGAATGATTCGGTAAACTGGGTGTTTATGGCATCTTCCTTTCATTGGACAGATCAAAAGCAAGCGTTAAGCGAGTTTCATCGTATCCTGAAAGAAGGGGGGCATTTTACTGCTTTATGGAATCCGCGGGATATTGAGCGAAATGAACTGCAGCAGCAGATTGAAAGCATAGTAAGACACTATGTCCCTGATTTAAAACGTGTTTCATCAGGCTCGCAGAGCCACATGAGCGGCGTCGAGGAGGCGCTTTTATCTACGGGGCATTTCGGACGCTTAATATTTATGGAGGCTCCGCATACCGTTGTTATGACAAAGGAACGTTATTTGAACGCTTGGCGTTCGGTAAATGATATTCAAGTGCAAGCGGGGCAGATTCTGTTCGAGAAGATTATGGACGAGATCAGCCTATGCTTAAGCCAGATTGATGAAATTGAGGTGCCTTACAAGACAAGAGCTTGGACAGTCCAAGCGATATAG
- a CDS encoding gamma-glutamyl-gamma-aminobutyrate hydrolase family protein (Members of this family of hydrolases with an active site Cys residue belong to MEROPS family C26.), which translates to MIMIGITMRVEEVASRGERRDAIDQSWINLLANCGYMPILLPNHLPTVQEMIRSLPIRGVIMTGGNDLLTYGGSSPERDEVERFLIQYACDSGKPLLGVCRGMQMLQDFWGIELERIEGHVAVHHAVHTNEGSLSKNSYHCYGSRKTVEKLVVTARAADGIIEAVMHKHASIKGIMWHPEREMPFEPSDMSMIKHLFGGE; encoded by the coding sequence ATGATTATGATTGGCATTACGATGCGTGTCGAAGAGGTAGCGAGCCGCGGTGAGCGAAGAGACGCTATTGACCAAAGCTGGATCAACCTTTTAGCCAACTGCGGCTATATGCCGATTCTGTTGCCCAATCATTTGCCAACGGTGCAGGAGATGATACGAAGTCTGCCGATCCGAGGCGTGATTATGACGGGAGGCAACGATCTGCTAACGTATGGCGGGAGTTCACCGGAGAGGGATGAGGTAGAGCGATTTCTCATTCAATATGCATGTGACAGCGGCAAACCCTTGCTGGGCGTATGTAGAGGTATGCAAATGCTTCAGGATTTTTGGGGCATCGAACTGGAGAGGATCGAGGGCCATGTTGCGGTGCATCATGCTGTGCACACAAATGAAGGCAGCTTGAGCAAGAACAGCTATCACTGCTACGGATCTCGAAAGACTGTGGAGAAGCTCGTTGTAACCGCAAGGGCTGCCGACGGGATCATTGAGGCGGTCATGCACAAGCATGCCAGCATCAAAGGAATTATGTGGCATCCAGAACGGGAAATGCCGTTTGAACCAAGCGATATGAGCATGATAAAACATTTATTTGGAGGAGAATGA
- a CDS encoding PEP/pyruvate-binding domain-containing protein, translated as MILFGTKSETLERLERLVKCAIVLPQLQFTAYEWRYQQSEVLESLKQLSWSGAPLIVRSSAAWEDGTTASYAGCYDSVLNVNGESEVIQAVNRVLASYQDEDPVHHVFIQPMLPDVAISGVAFGVNPNNGGNYIVINYDDVSGATDAVTSGTTNHLKTYHYFRGSPLPAGRTLGQVIDLMDELEQIFGTPRLDIEFAVDKAGKLYLFQVRPLLLTCELASLDQQFAILKRIYDKVGQGQARQPYLYGHKTVYGVMPDWNPAEIIGIRPRPLALSLYKELVTDSIWAYQRSQYGYKNVRSFPLLIDLGGFPYIDVRVSFNSFLPKELDAELSEKLLNYYMQSLIDNPQNHDKVEFEIIFSCFTFDLDTRLEILYEHGFTKPELKQLSLCLKDLTNHIVCTENGLLQNDLSKINELEARRSELLASSIDKVSKIYWLLEDCKRYGTLPFAGLARGGFVAVQMLRSLVSIGILSESDYHRYMSSLETVSTQISIDYAQLAMDDFLAKYGHLRPGTYEICSLRYDEAPEQYFEFSSSRELDRDRVIEKPSFTLSLAQYKRIQALLIEHGLLDGNVLGLFDFFKTAIEGREYSKFVFTKSLSEAIRLFGQLAEEYGISKEEASFANIEVIKRAYESDCDIQGLLLDSVRAGRQRYEATLQLELPPLITEPSNVWLFSQPELEPNFITMNQVTSKIAFSNEDHESLRGSILFLPSADPGYDWIFSKGIAGLVTMYGGVNSHMAIRAGELSIPAVIGVGENLYNHYGNAKVLAIDCAGKNMRIIQ; from the coding sequence TTGATCCTATTTGGTACAAAATCAGAAACGTTGGAGAGGCTTGAGAGACTAGTCAAGTGTGCAATCGTTCTACCCCAGCTTCAATTTACTGCATATGAGTGGCGTTATCAGCAATCTGAGGTTTTAGAAAGTCTGAAGCAGCTTTCATGGTCGGGGGCGCCACTAATTGTACGAAGCAGTGCGGCCTGGGAGGATGGGACTACCGCTTCCTATGCAGGATGCTATGATTCGGTTCTTAACGTAAATGGAGAGAGCGAAGTCATACAGGCAGTTAACAGGGTGCTGGCATCCTATCAAGATGAAGATCCGGTCCATCATGTATTCATACAACCGATGCTTCCAGATGTCGCAATCAGCGGGGTTGCTTTTGGAGTAAATCCTAATAATGGCGGCAATTATATCGTGATCAACTATGATGACGTGAGCGGTGCGACCGATGCTGTCACCTCGGGTACGACCAATCATCTCAAAACCTATCATTATTTCAGAGGGTCGCCGCTGCCTGCGGGGAGGACACTGGGTCAAGTTATAGATTTGATGGATGAACTAGAGCAAATATTCGGGACACCTAGGCTCGATATTGAGTTTGCAGTGGACAAGGCAGGCAAGCTGTATCTCTTTCAGGTTCGGCCTTTGTTATTAACCTGCGAATTAGCAAGCCTTGATCAACAATTTGCGATACTAAAACGGATCTATGACAAAGTAGGACAAGGTCAAGCGAGGCAGCCCTACCTTTATGGACACAAAACGGTCTATGGTGTCATGCCGGACTGGAATCCAGCCGAAATAATCGGCATTCGTCCCCGGCCGCTCGCGCTATCGCTGTACAAAGAATTAGTGACTGACAGCATCTGGGCCTATCAGCGGAGTCAATATGGCTATAAGAATGTCAGGAGCTTTCCTTTACTCATTGATCTTGGTGGTTTTCCATATATCGATGTAAGAGTCAGCTTCAACTCCTTTTTGCCAAAGGAGCTAGATGCCGAATTAAGCGAGAAGCTCTTGAATTATTATATGCAAAGCTTAATTGATAACCCGCAAAATCATGACAAGGTCGAGTTTGAGATCATATTTTCTTGTTTTACCTTCGATCTGGACACGAGACTAGAAATTCTTTATGAGCACGGATTCACTAAGCCGGAATTGAAGCAGCTTAGTCTTTGTCTGAAGGATCTTACGAACCATATCGTATGTACTGAAAATGGTTTATTGCAAAATGATCTGAGTAAAATCAACGAGCTGGAAGCAAGGCGTTCGGAGCTTCTCGCCAGTTCAATCGACAAGGTGTCGAAAATTTATTGGCTGCTAGAGGATTGCAAGCGCTATGGTACGCTGCCATTCGCCGGGCTGGCAAGAGGGGGCTTCGTAGCCGTACAAATGCTTCGATCCCTCGTCTCCATCGGGATATTATCGGAAAGCGACTACCATCGTTATATGAGCAGTCTAGAGACAGTCAGTACTCAAATTAGTATTGATTACGCTCAGCTAGCTATGGACGATTTTCTAGCTAAATATGGTCATTTACGACCTGGAACCTACGAGATCTGTTCACTTCGTTATGATGAAGCACCGGAGCAGTATTTTGAATTTTCCTCGTCGCGTGAGCTTGACCGTGATCGTGTCATAGAGAAGCCTTCCTTCACTCTTTCGCTTGCTCAATATAAACGAATTCAAGCTTTGCTGATAGAGCACGGTCTCTTAGATGGAAATGTGCTTGGACTATTCGACTTTTTTAAGACTGCGATTGAGGGAAGGGAATATTCCAAGTTTGTATTTACAAAAAGCTTGAGCGAGGCGATTCGGCTATTCGGCCAATTGGCGGAGGAATACGGCATTTCGAAGGAGGAGGCTTCCTTTGCCAATATCGAGGTAATCAAGCGGGCTTATGAGTCAGATTGCGATATACAGGGCTTGCTGCTGGATAGTGTTAGGGCTGGCAGACAAAGATATGAGGCAACCTTGCAGTTGGAGCTGCCGCCATTGATCACCGAGCCCTCTAATGTATGGTTATTCAGTCAACCGGAGCTTGAGCCGAATTTTATTACAATGAATCAGGTCACCAGCAAGATTGCATTCTCAAATGAGGATCATGAAAGCTTGCGGGGAAGCATTTTATTTCTTCCGAGTGCCGATCCCGGTTATGACTGGATTTTTTCCAAAGGAATTGCTGGCCTAGTAACCATGTACGGAGGCGTCAATTCACATATGGCGATTCGTGCTGGAGAGCTTTCGATTCCCGCCGTAATCGGAGTAGGAGAAAATTTGTATAACCACTACGGCAATGCCAAGGTGCTTGCCATCGATTGCGCGGGGAAAAACATGAGGATCATTCAATGA
- a CDS encoding AMP-binding protein produces the protein MLLSSVNKQAFYQALISNTAEPSRLAMKFSSSVTYGQLFEEIESGRLRLSEAGVKEGDLIALQVKSSLTFVYLLFAIWKQGAQAMLLDSRLKRTETEALLQEYGPHYHICSADQSHPLASFTEEVSFEIVKLQHSKDCEPENVLQLFTSGSTGKPKAIGRTAEAILGDLHKLTAEPLLSRDDRVLALSPLTHTFGLLNGLLLTLFTGACLYFPRSHQSQSILQTLREEKISVMYGVPFHYKLLGQVPGTESLPELKHAISAGEALSLEVYQAFHDRFGVRIGQQYGTSETGVLTMDWDGKNPESVGRLLPGVSLRIKNNEVLAALPESPYLPRIVNERWSEGWFNTSDTGSINEEQLLYLAGRTDSIKIIGGLKVNLQEIELKLKHHPKIRDALVCLSEDNEIIEAHVELQESLQESSLLEWCREQMADYKVPRRFFWTSKLPRTSTGKLIRINPHLLKHEEERLQKQLYQEPQKVSLLLELGALYEKQGRLLEAGDLYRRAKRSTVSSETRLRIEEDLTRIHILMERAAFTKRDYAASLNKVVSIYCYGRSGTHLMKSLLDGHPNIILTMLNGMEIFKLWQSTIKPSEGSMDKEEIVEAIFQTFPDEFNEGCILEEPKQNGMCALGEGRDQIFTIERIRFKKEFLEITETSDLMDRTFFYQAVQLAASCALGRAYDFTSELPVIIEGGIHFATSVAETEQLIELFPYAKLFHMIRNPVIAFASALNYQLHAGKASIYNLCFQLQALFHGIPVAARWADRTYLVKLEDLHVKPEATLELICKHLGIEWNESLLHSTFGGMKWWNSLSSEVVSGFNTRTISKSYDELLSSFDKFRLESMLRIKYQAWGYSGHDYYNYDNLRELLAFPFKFEKQYGEFLENPAIIRTMVHRLCMKLLAEEHELGDTDRLEYQVQLLSERQVENAVR, from the coding sequence ATGCTATTAAGCTCAGTCAATAAGCAAGCATTCTATCAGGCGTTGATTTCAAACACAGCAGAGCCCTCTCGATTGGCCATGAAATTTTCTTCTTCCGTAACGTATGGACAGCTTTTCGAGGAAATCGAAAGTGGACGGCTGCGGCTGTCGGAAGCAGGCGTTAAGGAAGGGGATCTCATTGCACTGCAAGTCAAAAGCTCCCTGACCTTTGTTTATTTATTATTTGCCATATGGAAGCAAGGGGCTCAGGCGATGCTGCTGGACAGCCGTTTGAAACGGACGGAAACCGAGGCGCTGCTCCAGGAATATGGTCCACACTATCATATTTGCTCAGCCGATCAGAGTCATCCGCTAGCAAGCTTTACTGAAGAAGTTTCCTTCGAAATCGTGAAGCTCCAGCATAGTAAGGACTGCGAGCCCGAAAACGTGCTTCAATTGTTCACATCAGGCTCTACGGGCAAGCCGAAAGCAATCGGTAGAACAGCAGAAGCGATTCTTGGCGATTTGCATAAATTGACAGCTGAACCTTTACTATCACGCGATGATCGTGTGTTGGCCTTGTCTCCGCTTACGCATACATTTGGTTTGCTTAATGGATTGCTGCTGACGTTATTCACAGGGGCTTGCTTATATTTTCCGCGAAGTCACCAAAGCCAATCCATCCTTCAGACACTTCGGGAGGAAAAAATTTCGGTGATGTATGGCGTGCCATTCCACTATAAATTATTAGGACAGGTGCCCGGGACGGAGTCGCTCCCTGAGCTTAAGCATGCTATTTCCGCAGGGGAAGCGCTCTCTCTAGAGGTGTATCAAGCTTTTCACGATAGATTTGGAGTCAGGATCGGCCAGCAATACGGGACGAGCGAGACTGGCGTGCTAACCATGGACTGGGATGGCAAAAATCCGGAGAGTGTTGGTCGCCTACTGCCGGGAGTAAGCTTGCGGATTAAGAACAATGAAGTGCTGGCGGCATTGCCGGAATCTCCCTATCTGCCTCGCATCGTGAACGAAAGATGGAGCGAGGGATGGTTCAATACATCGGATACGGGCTCCATAAACGAGGAGCAGCTTTTATATTTAGCTGGGCGAACTGACAGTATTAAGATTATCGGCGGACTTAAAGTGAACCTCCAGGAGATCGAGCTTAAGCTGAAGCATCACCCCAAAATCCGAGATGCGCTGGTCTGTTTGTCAGAGGACAACGAGATTATTGAAGCTCATGTCGAGCTGCAGGAGTCATTACAGGAATCCAGCTTGCTGGAATGGTGCCGAGAGCAGATGGCCGATTATAAAGTGCCGAGAAGGTTTTTTTGGACAAGCAAGCTTCCAAGAACTTCGACGGGCAAGTTGATTCGGATAAACCCCCATTTGCTTAAGCATGAGGAGGAGCGGCTGCAAAAGCAGCTGTACCAGGAGCCTCAGAAGGTATCCCTACTGCTGGAGCTTGGAGCTTTATACGAAAAACAAGGCCGTCTGCTGGAAGCGGGTGATCTCTATAGGAGAGCGAAACGTTCTACAGTCTCTAGTGAAACTAGGCTGAGGATTGAGGAAGATCTTACGCGTATTCACATCCTCATGGAGCGCGCTGCATTCACGAAGAGAGACTATGCGGCTTCATTAAACAAAGTGGTCAGTATTTATTGCTATGGCAGAAGCGGCACGCATTTGATGAAAAGTCTATTGGACGGTCATCCGAATATTATTTTAACGATGTTGAACGGTATGGAAATTTTTAAGCTGTGGCAATCAACGATCAAACCGAGTGAAGGGAGCATGGACAAGGAGGAAATCGTTGAGGCGATATTCCAGACGTTCCCTGACGAATTCAACGAGGGCTGCATTCTTGAAGAACCGAAGCAGAACGGGATGTGCGCCTTAGGGGAAGGCAGAGATCAGATTTTCACGATTGAACGAATTCGATTTAAGAAGGAATTTTTGGAAATCACGGAGACGTCTGATCTGATGGATAGAACCTTTTTCTACCAAGCCGTACAGCTTGCGGCATCCTGCGCGCTGGGAAGAGCCTATGACTTCACCTCGGAGCTTCCGGTCATTATTGAAGGGGGCATTCACTTCGCAACGAGTGTCGCGGAGACGGAGCAGCTTATTGAGCTTTTTCCCTATGCTAAATTATTTCATATGATTCGCAATCCCGTTATAGCGTTTGCATCTGCGTTGAACTACCAATTGCATGCCGGCAAAGCGAGTATCTACAACCTATGCTTTCAGCTGCAAGCGCTGTTCCACGGCATCCCTGTAGCAGCACGCTGGGCAGATCGGACGTATTTGGTGAAGCTAGAGGATTTGCATGTAAAGCCGGAGGCTACTCTTGAGCTGATATGCAAGCATCTGGGCATTGAATGGAACGAAAGCTTGCTTCACAGCACGTTTGGCGGCATGAAATGGTGGAACTCCTTATCATCGGAGGTTGTTTCCGGATTTAATACTCGTACCATCTCGAAATCTTATGATGAGCTATTGTCTTCATTCGACAAATTCAGGCTTGAGAGCATGCTTCGGATTAAATACCAGGCATGGGGATATTCCGGACACGACTATTACAACTACGATAATCTGAGGGAGCTCTTGGCATTCCCGTTTAAGTTCGAGAAGCAATATGGAGAGTTCTTAGAGAACCCTGCCATTATTCGTACGATGGTGCATCGTCTATGCATGAAATTACTCGCAGAAGAGCATGAGCTTGGCGACACCGACAGATTGGAATATCAAGTCCAATTATTGTCTGAGCGTCAAGTGGAAAATGCCGTGCGCTAG